In a single window of the Actinomycetota bacterium genome:
- a CDS encoding methyltransferase domain-containing protein — MSTATTTTPTQTATPAPSLEQLEAFTMKFVGDLGAVAHAATVVLGDKLGLYTTLAATGPATPAELADATGYDARYLREWLLAQAASGYANYDSKTGTFWLDAAQAACLADDSAPTFLAGGMAVVSSMHRDEDAVRDAFVTGEGVGWHEHHHDLFSGTERFFRPGYAANLVSAWIPAIDGLDAALRRGISVADIGCGFGSSTILMAEAYPNSSFVGYDYHPESIAAARSRAADAGVGDRVTFEVASAAAYPGSDFDLVCIFDALHDMGDPTQAAAHVRASLAEGGVLLLVEPNAAEQVEDNFNIVGRVFYSASTFVCTPASRAQGGADAACLGAQAGETRLRSVLTDAGFSSVLRATETPFNMVIAARP; from the coding sequence ATGTCAACTGCCACCACCACCACCCCGACCCAGACGGCGACACCAGCGCCGTCGCTCGAGCAGCTCGAGGCGTTCACGATGAAGTTCGTCGGTGACCTCGGCGCCGTCGCGCACGCCGCGACAGTGGTCCTCGGCGACAAGCTCGGCCTGTACACGACGCTCGCCGCGACTGGGCCGGCAACCCCCGCCGAGCTTGCAGACGCAACGGGTTACGACGCCCGCTACCTGCGCGAGTGGTTGCTGGCCCAGGCCGCAAGTGGCTATGCGAACTACGACTCGAAGACGGGCACCTTCTGGCTCGACGCCGCGCAGGCTGCGTGCCTGGCCGACGACTCCGCGCCGACGTTCCTCGCCGGCGGTATGGCGGTGGTGTCGTCGATGCACCGCGACGAGGACGCCGTGCGCGACGCGTTCGTAACCGGCGAGGGCGTCGGCTGGCACGAGCACCACCACGACCTGTTCTCGGGGACGGAGCGGTTCTTCCGCCCGGGGTATGCGGCCAACCTGGTGAGCGCCTGGATCCCCGCGATCGACGGTCTCGACGCGGCGCTGCGGCGCGGCATCAGCGTGGCCGACATCGGGTGCGGCTTCGGTTCTTCGACGATCCTGATGGCCGAGGCGTACCCCAACTCGAGTTTCGTCGGGTACGACTACCACCCCGAGTCGATCGCCGCGGCCCGCAGCCGCGCGGCCGACGCAGGTGTCGGCGACCGGGTCACGTTCGAGGTGGCTTCCGCCGCGGCGTATCCGGGCAGCGACTTCGACCTGGTGTGCATCTTCGACGCGCTGCACGATATGGGCGACCCAACGCAGGCTGCGGCCCACGTGCGGGCATCCCTTGCCGAGGGCGGCGTCCTCTTGCTGGTAGAGCCGAACGCGGCCGAGCAGGTCGAGGACAACTTCAACATCGTCGGGCGGGTCTTCTACTCGGCGTCGACGTTCGTGTGCACGCCTGCGTCCCGCGCGCAGGGTGGCGCCGATGCTGCATGCCTCGGTGCGCAGGCCGGCGAGACTCGGCTGCGCAGCGTGCTCACCGACGCCGGGTTCTCGTCGGTGCTCCGGGCAACGGAGACGCCGTTCAACATGGTCATCGCAGCTCGGCCCTGA
- a CDS encoding MFS transporter yields the protein MPRLRLRLLPAGAGRDAALLLETRSIRAFGDGLVSVVLAAYLSALGLSDLRIGIVVAATLLGSAALTLAVGLRAHNVGRRRLLRLVSLLMVATGLGFAAVTGFWPLLVVAFVGTLNPSGGDVSVFLPTEQALLPATVPDNQRTALFARYSLLGALVAAVGALSAGLPEWIADAFGVASTTALRWAFVGYAALGGVVLMRYRLLSPAIEPTEEAPASALGPSRHVVYRLAALFSLDAFGGGFVITALLVLWLQRRFGLSIAVSGAVFFWAGVLSAFSALVAVQIARRIGLVRTMVFTHLPANGFLILAAFMPNAPLAVAALLARSALSQMDVPARTSYVMAVVSPAERPAAASVTNVPRSLAPALPAVAAGWMLGQSTFGWPLVIGGCLKAVYDMALLRQFRDIRPPEEIPERD from the coding sequence ATGCCCCGCCTGCGCCTGCGCCTGCTGCCCGCGGGAGCCGGTCGGGATGCGGCGCTGCTGCTCGAGACCCGCTCGATCCGCGCCTTCGGCGACGGGCTGGTGAGCGTCGTGCTCGCCGCGTACCTGAGTGCACTTGGCCTGTCCGATCTGCGCATCGGCATCGTCGTCGCGGCGACATTGCTCGGATCGGCGGCACTGACCCTGGCCGTCGGGCTGCGAGCACACAACGTCGGGCGGCGGAGACTGCTCCGGCTGGTGTCGCTGCTGATGGTCGCCACCGGGCTCGGCTTCGCGGCGGTGACCGGGTTCTGGCCGTTGCTCGTCGTCGCGTTCGTCGGCACGCTGAACCCAAGCGGAGGCGACGTCAGCGTCTTCCTCCCCACCGAGCAGGCGCTGTTGCCGGCGACGGTGCCCGACAACCAGCGCACCGCTCTGTTCGCGCGCTACAGCCTGCTCGGCGCGCTAGTCGCCGCCGTCGGCGCACTGTCGGCAGGCTTGCCGGAGTGGATCGCAGACGCCTTCGGGGTGGCGTCGACGACGGCGTTGCGCTGGGCGTTCGTCGGCTACGCCGCGCTCGGCGGTGTGGTGCTGATGCGCTACCGGCTGCTCTCGCCGGCGATCGAACCGACCGAGGAGGCCCCCGCATCCGCGCTCGGCCCGTCCCGCCACGTCGTCTACAGGCTCGCCGCCCTGTTCAGCCTCGACGCGTTCGGCGGCGGGTTCGTGATCACCGCGCTGCTCGTCCTGTGGCTGCAGCGCCGCTTCGGGCTGTCGATCGCCGTCAGCGGCGCGGTGTTCTTCTGGGCTGGTGTTCTTTCCGCCTTCTCCGCGCTCGTCGCCGTCCAGATCGCGCGGCGCATCGGGCTGGTACGCACGATGGTGTTCACCCACCTGCCCGCCAACGGGTTCTTGATCCTCGCCGCGTTCATGCCGAACGCGCCGCTCGCGGTCGCGGCGCTGCTCGCTCGCTCCGCGCTGTCGCAGATGGACGTGCCCGCCCGCACCTCGTACGTGATGGCGGTCGTGTCGCCCGCCGAGCGGCCGGCGGCGGCCAGCGTCACCAACGTGCCCCGTAGCCTCGCGCCCGCGCTGCCCGCCGTGGCCGCCGGCTGGATGCTCGGGCAGTCGACGTTCGGCTGGCCGCTCGTCATCGGCGGGTGCCTGAAAGCCGTCTACGACATGGCGCTGCTCCGCCAGTTCCGCGACATCCGCCCGCCCGAGGAAATCCCCGAGCGGGACTGA
- a CDS encoding inositol monophosphatase encodes MDPDALLMLCREAADAVAGVVPGAIPFGLSGVRPGQYVADLHADEAALEVLRKANLGILSEESGLERGDSDLVVVLDPLDGSTNASRGIPWYATSLCVVDREGPLVALVLDHVTGTTFTAQRGAGAYRDHDGTLDPFGEGHELPPPWEEALVGLSGLPPEHLGWGQFRAFGAVALDLCMVACGVLDAYIDCSFDAHGPWDYLGGMLICTEVGIPVVDALGRDLVTLDPAARRTPVAARDELLPVALAARQRFS; translated from the coding sequence GTGGACCCCGACGCCCTGCTGATGCTGTGCCGGGAGGCGGCCGACGCCGTCGCCGGCGTGGTCCCGGGCGCGATTCCGTTCGGGCTCTCCGGCGTACGGCCGGGCCAGTATGTGGCCGATCTTCACGCCGACGAGGCCGCGCTCGAGGTGCTGCGCAAGGCGAACCTCGGGATCCTGTCGGAGGAGAGCGGGCTCGAGCGAGGGGACTCGGATCTCGTCGTGGTGTTGGATCCACTCGACGGATCGACGAACGCGAGTCGGGGCATCCCTTGGTATGCGACGTCGCTCTGCGTCGTCGACCGCGAAGGGCCGCTGGTCGCGCTCGTCCTCGACCACGTGACCGGGACGACATTCACCGCCCAGCGCGGCGCCGGTGCGTACCGAGACCACGACGGCACCCTCGACCCGTTCGGCGAGGGTCACGAGCTGCCTCCGCCGTGGGAAGAGGCTCTCGTCGGCTTGTCCGGGTTGCCGCCCGAGCACCTCGGCTGGGGCCAGTTCCGGGCCTTCGGGGCCGTTGCGCTCGACCTGTGCATGGTCGCCTGCGGTGTGCTCGACGCGTACATCGACTGCAGCTTCGACGCGCACGGCCCGTGGGACTACCTCGGCGGGATGCTCATCTGCACCGAGGTGGGGATACCCGTCGTCGACGCGCTGGGCAGAGACCTGGTGACGCTCGACCCGGCGGCGCGGCGCACGCCTGTGGCCGCCCGGGACGAACTGCTGCCCGTTGCTCTCGCGGCGCGCCAGCGCTTCAGCTGA
- a CDS encoding sigma-70 family RNA polymerase sigma factor, producing MGSRPGDAESELLKQYLDEIGEYTLLTAADERHLGETIALGRRAEQSLADDAIALTRRERQRLQRLVDEAGKARHTFIQSNLRLVVSVARRYQGAGLGLLDLVQEGNLGLMRAVDRFDHTKGFKFSTYATWWIRQSIGRALADSSRTIRVPSHVRDLYSLIDQSTDRLAKDLDRPPTVEEVAAHSGVPAERVALARQHRRALVSLSASVGSDGETEIGDLIADDEAVAPYEAAAAALDRRALEVQLQRLPVREQLVLRRRFGLDGAPETLADIGDALNLTRERIRQIEARALGKLRHPSLSRSWDAAHRPLTPNRLSTAPTLS from the coding sequence GTGGGGAGCCGTCCGGGTGACGCGGAGAGCGAGCTGCTGAAGCAGTACCTCGACGAGATCGGCGAGTACACGCTGCTCACTGCCGCCGACGAGCGCCACCTCGGCGAGACGATCGCCCTCGGGCGTCGGGCCGAGCAGAGCCTCGCCGACGACGCGATCGCGCTCACCCGCCGGGAACGTCAACGGCTGCAGCGCCTGGTCGACGAAGCGGGCAAGGCCCGCCACACGTTCATCCAGTCCAACCTGCGCCTCGTCGTCAGCGTCGCCCGCCGCTACCAGGGCGCCGGACTCGGCCTGCTCGACCTGGTGCAGGAGGGCAACCTCGGTCTGATGCGCGCCGTCGACCGCTTCGATCACACGAAGGGCTTCAAGTTCTCCACGTACGCCACCTGGTGGATCCGCCAGTCGATCGGCCGGGCGCTCGCCGACTCGTCACGCACGATCCGCGTGCCGTCCCACGTGCGTGACCTGTACTCGCTGATCGACCAGAGCACCGACCGCCTCGCCAAGGATCTCGATCGCCCGCCGACCGTCGAAGAGGTCGCCGCGCACTCGGGAGTGCCTGCCGAGCGCGTCGCCCTCGCCCGCCAGCACCGCCGGGCGCTCGTCTCGCTCTCGGCATCGGTCGGCTCCGACGGCGAGACCGAGATCGGCGACTTGATCGCCGACGACGAAGCCGTCGCGCCCTACGAAGCGGCTGCCGCGGCGCTCGACCGGCGTGCGTTGGAAGTGCAACTGCAACGACTTCCCGTGCGTGAGCAACTTGTGCTGCGACGGCGCTTCGGTCTGGACGGCGCGCCGGAGACGCTGGCCGACATCGGCGACGCGTTGAACCTCACCCGCGAGCGCATCCGCCAGATCGAGGCTCGCGCCCTCGGCAAGCTCCGCCACCCGAGCCTTTCGCGCTCGTGGGATGCCGCGCACCGCCCGCTCACCCCCAATCGGCTGAGCACGGCACCGACGCTCAGCTGA
- a CDS encoding SDR family oxidoreductase, with protein sequence MFDLSGRTALVTGSGRGVGAGIAKVLIEAGARVLVNDLVAERAEATATELGPQATPLPFDVSDYEAVEGAIASVGPIDILVHNAGIPASMRPVKFRSLPRQEWAPYVDVNLYGLLNCAKAVVDGMCERGWGRVITISSGSGTHGQNIGVSLYGAGKGAGISFTRHLAMECAADGVTANTLALGLMERPSDDGGAGEEARTVTAKMASMVPVKRLGTGEDIGYACVFLASNEASWITGQTISVNGGSITT encoded by the coding sequence ATGTTCGACTTGAGCGGGCGTACCGCGCTGGTGACCGGATCCGGGCGCGGTGTGGGCGCAGGCATCGCGAAGGTGCTGATCGAGGCCGGGGCGCGCGTCCTCGTCAACGACCTCGTCGCCGAGCGAGCGGAAGCGACCGCCACCGAACTCGGCCCACAGGCGACGCCGCTGCCGTTCGACGTCTCCGATTACGAGGCCGTCGAGGGGGCCATCGCATCGGTCGGACCGATCGACATCCTCGTGCACAACGCCGGCATCCCCGCCTCGATGCGGCCGGTGAAGTTCCGCTCCCTGCCACGGCAGGAGTGGGCGCCCTACGTCGACGTCAACCTGTACGGGCTGCTCAACTGCGCCAAGGCCGTCGTCGACGGCATGTGCGAGCGGGGCTGGGGGCGCGTGATCACCATCTCGTCGGGCTCGGGGACCCACGGCCAGAACATCGGCGTCTCCCTGTACGGAGCCGGCAAGGGCGCCGGGATCAGCTTCACCCGTCACCTGGCGATGGAGTGCGCGGCCGACGGGGTCACCGCCAACACGCTCGCGCTCGGGCTGATGGAGCGGCCCTCGGACGACGGCGGCGCCGGCGAGGAAGCCAGGACGGTCACCGCCAAGATGGCGTCGATGGTGCCCGTCAAACGACTGGGGACGGGCGAGGACATCGGCTACGCCTGCGTCTTCCTCGCATCGAACGAAGCGAGCTGGATCACCGGCCAGACCATCTCCGTCAACGGCGGATCGATCACCACCTGA
- a CDS encoding family 1 glycosylhydrolase, with protein sequence MTRTESFPDGFRWGTATAAHQIEGGNWNNDWWAFEHAPSSPVVEPSGDACDSWERWADDIAMCEQIGVDNYRFSLEWSRIEPERATWSTSAIDHYRRQCEALLACGIDPVVTFHHFTTPRWIADLGGWSSPATADYFASFCERAAGQLADVLRMACTINEPNIASFVGYGLGLFPPGLADLGLVVEVNEVFVAAHRKAGDAIRSAAPGVPVGLTLGMTDYQAVDGGERTRDAVRALMEDSFLEASVGDDFIGVQTYSRSRCGPDGQLGPEAGVEVLPMGYEYWPEALGATIRRVWEATEGRVPIRVTENGIGTDDDAQRIRYLRTALEGVLDCIADGIEVTGYTCWSLLDNFEWAFGYGPHFGLVEVERTAPFTRTPKPSAHWYAEVIRANALPTT encoded by the coding sequence ATGACCCGCACTGAATCGTTCCCCGATGGCTTCCGCTGGGGCACGGCAACCGCAGCCCACCAGATCGAAGGTGGCAACTGGAACAACGACTGGTGGGCCTTCGAGCACGCGCCGAGCTCCCCGGTGGTCGAGCCCTCCGGCGACGCCTGCGACTCGTGGGAACGATGGGCCGACGACATCGCCATGTGCGAGCAGATCGGAGTCGACAACTACCGGTTCTCGCTCGAATGGAGCCGAATCGAGCCCGAGCGCGCCACGTGGTCGACGTCGGCGATCGATCACTACCGCCGCCAGTGCGAGGCGCTGCTCGCCTGCGGCATCGACCCGGTGGTCACGTTCCACCACTTCACCACTCCCCGCTGGATCGCCGACCTCGGCGGCTGGAGCTCGCCCGCAACCGCCGACTACTTCGCCAGCTTCTGCGAGCGGGCGGCCGGTCAGCTCGCCGACGTGCTCCGCATGGCCTGCACCATCAACGAGCCGAACATCGCCTCGTTCGTGGGCTACGGATTGGGGCTGTTCCCACCCGGGCTCGCCGATCTCGGTCTGGTCGTCGAGGTGAACGAGGTCTTCGTCGCCGCCCACCGCAAAGCCGGCGACGCCATCCGCTCGGCTGCCCCGGGGGTACCCGTGGGCCTGACGTTGGGGATGACCGACTACCAGGCAGTCGACGGGGGCGAGCGCACACGCGACGCCGTGAGGGCCTTGATGGAGGACTCGTTCCTCGAGGCCTCGGTCGGCGACGACTTCATCGGCGTCCAGACCTACAGCAGGTCCCGTTGCGGGCCTGACGGCCAGCTCGGACCCGAAGCTGGTGTCGAGGTACTCCCGATGGGCTACGAGTACTGGCCGGAGGCGCTCGGTGCCACCATCCGCCGGGTGTGGGAGGCGACCGAGGGGAGGGTGCCGATCCGGGTCACCGAGAACGGCATCGGCACCGACGACGACGCCCAACGGATCCGGTACCTCCGCACGGCACTGGAAGGCGTGCTCGACTGCATCGCCGACGGCATCGAGGTCACCGGCTACACGTGCTGGTCCCTCCTCGACAACTTCGAATGGGCCTTCGGCTACGGACCGCACTTCGGCCTGGTCGAGGTCGAGCGGACGGCCCCGTTCACGCGGACCCCCAAGCCGAGTGCTCACTGGTACGCCGAAGTCATCCGAGCCAACGCCCTTCCCACAACCTGA
- a CDS encoding DNA topoisomerase IB has protein sequence MACRVTPGLVYVDDTEPGLARRRRGRGFTYLDVDGRPLDDQLVVARLRSLAVPPAWTDVWFCADPDGHIQATGRDAKGRKQYRYHAEWQRARNEAKFESLRDFGGALAGLRERVGADMRRGDLSAEHVVATTVWLLDKTLIRIGNVEYSRDSFGLTTLLCKHVKVAADTLRFRFVGKSGKPHDVVLSDRRVARIVAKCQELPGQKLLQCVTRDGNAGDGGNGGGGVGGGGVRGIGSRDVNDYIREVTSTDFTAKTFRTWGASVHAMAQLRELDPPATEGEATARIREVVKATAERLRNTPAVCRQSYVHPAVLDAYADGSLRSAAPRVRGRARELLADDEARLLTLLRTKP, from the coding sequence ATGGCGTGCCGCGTGACACCCGGGCTGGTCTACGTCGACGACACCGAACCAGGGCTTGCGCGGCGGCGCCGGGGGCGCGGCTTCACGTACCTCGACGTCGACGGCCGGCCGCTGGACGACCAGCTCGTGGTGGCGCGACTGCGCTCGCTGGCCGTACCGCCGGCGTGGACCGACGTGTGGTTCTGCGCCGACCCCGACGGCCACATCCAGGCCACCGGGCGTGATGCGAAGGGGCGCAAGCAGTACCGCTACCACGCCGAGTGGCAGCGTGCCCGCAACGAGGCCAAGTTCGAGTCGCTCCGTGACTTCGGCGGGGCGCTCGCGGGACTGCGCGAGCGCGTCGGCGCCGACATGCGGCGCGGCGACCTCTCCGCCGAACACGTCGTCGCCACCACCGTGTGGCTGCTCGACAAGACGCTCATCCGCATCGGCAACGTCGAGTACTCACGCGACTCGTTCGGCCTGACGACGCTGCTGTGCAAGCACGTCAAGGTGGCCGCAGACACGCTGCGATTCAGGTTCGTCGGCAAGTCGGGCAAGCCCCACGACGTCGTGCTCAGCGATCGCCGGGTCGCCCGCATCGTCGCCAAGTGCCAAGAGCTCCCGGGCCAGAAGCTGCTCCAATGCGTCACCCGCGACGGCAATGCGGGTGACGGTGGCAACGGCGGTGGCGGTGTCGGTGGCGGTGGGGTGCGCGGCATCGGCTCCCGCGACGTCAACGACTACATCCGTGAGGTAACGAGCACGGACTTCACCGCGAAGACGTTCCGCACGTGGGGAGCGAGCGTGCACGCGATGGCCCAGCTCCGCGAGCTCGATCCGCCGGCGACGGAGGGAGAGGCGACGGCTCGCATCCGCGAGGTCGTCAAGGCGACGGCCGAGCGGCTGCGCAACACGCCTGCGGTCTGCCGACAGAGCTACGTCCACCCGGCGGTGCTCGACGCGTATGCCGACGGGTCGCTGCGGTCGGCGGCACCGCGGGTGCGCGGCAGGGCGCGTGAGCTGTTGGCAGACGACGAAGCCCGCCTCCTCACCCTCCTGCGAACCAAACCGTAA
- a CDS encoding lysophospholipase, protein MDEKTFTLTAADGTEVYVYKWSGDGAPRAVVQIAHGMGEHAARYRRLGEALNAAGYVVYANDHRGHGRTAGSVERQGDLGDGGWAGLVSDIGELGALARREHPGIPLVLLGHSMGSFALQGYLLDHSADIDAAVLSGTSAIDVIAVGIDPSADVDLSAFNAPFEPSRTDYDWLSRDPDEVDKYCADPACGFGIDAASTAGMLAGLADTADPDRLKGIRSDLPIYLVSGDADPLAGGGPLVELVGDRYRQAGVHDVTVALYPGARHEVFNETNRDEITDALVGWIGRVTAR, encoded by the coding sequence ATGGACGAAAAGACCTTCACTCTCACCGCGGCGGACGGCACCGAGGTGTACGTGTACAAGTGGTCGGGCGACGGTGCCCCGCGGGCAGTGGTGCAGATCGCCCACGGCATGGGTGAGCACGCCGCCCGCTACCGGCGCCTGGGCGAGGCGCTGAACGCCGCCGGATACGTCGTCTACGCGAACGACCACCGTGGTCACGGCCGCACCGCCGGGTCGGTCGAGCGCCAGGGCGACCTCGGTGACGGCGGCTGGGCAGGTCTGGTCAGCGACATCGGCGAGCTCGGGGCGCTCGCCCGTCGTGAGCACCCGGGCATCCCGCTCGTCCTCCTCGGGCACAGCATGGGCTCGTTCGCCCTCCAGGGCTATCTGCTCGACCACAGCGCCGACATCGACGCGGCCGTGCTGTCGGGTACCTCGGCGATCGACGTGATCGCGGTGGGCATCGACCCGTCGGCCGACGTCGACCTGAGCGCGTTCAACGCCCCATTCGAGCCGTCGCGCACCGACTACGACTGGCTGAGCCGCGACCCCGACGAGGTCGACAAGTACTGCGCCGACCCCGCCTGCGGGTTCGGGATCGACGCGGCCTCCACCGCCGGGATGCTGGCCGGCCTCGCCGACACCGCCGATCCCGACCGCCTGAAGGGAATCCGCTCGGACCTGCCGATCTACCTGGTGTCGGGCGACGCCGACCCGCTGGCCGGAGGTGGCCCGCTGGTGGAGTTGGTCGGCGACCGGTACCGCCAGGCCGGCGTGCACGACGTGACCGTCGCGCTCTACCCCGGGGCGCGCCACGAGGTGTTCAACGAGACCAACCGCGACGAGATCACCGACGCCCTCGTCGGCTGGATCGGGCGCGTCACCGCCCGCTGA
- a CDS encoding DUF2277 domain-containing protein, whose amino-acid sequence MCRNITILRGLDPAATTDEIEAAARQYVRKVSGVQTVSALSVDAFERAVRQVTDATTELLASLPPRRQPPSTVPPLRRLRGAS is encoded by the coding sequence ATGTGCCGCAACATCACCATCCTGCGTGGCCTCGATCCGGCCGCGACCACCGACGAGATCGAGGCTGCTGCCCGCCAATACGTGCGCAAGGTGAGCGGCGTGCAGACCGTCTCCGCGCTGTCGGTCGACGCCTTCGAGCGCGCTGTGCGTCAGGTGACCGACGCGACGACGGAGCTGCTGGCCTCGCTGCCGCCACGACGCCAGCCGCCGTCGACGGTGCCCCCGCTGCGCCGGCTGCGCGGCGCGTCCTAG
- the arfB gene encoding aminoacyl-tRNA hydrolase — protein MTDAPEPASLRVSRRLAIPLDELDIRATTSGGPGGQHANRSHTAIVVRFDVAASPCLDEAQRERLLERLGPVVTARSSTERSQARNRELALERLADKLRRALLVTPPRRATRPTRASVTRRLDAKRRHSTRKADRRPPSAAD, from the coding sequence ATGACGGACGCGCCCGAACCGGCGTCGCTGCGGGTTTCGCGCCGGCTGGCGATCCCGCTCGACGAGCTCGACATCCGGGCGACGACGAGCGGCGGGCCGGGCGGCCAGCACGCGAACCGCTCGCACACCGCGATCGTCGTCCGCTTCGACGTCGCCGCCTCGCCGTGCCTCGACGAAGCGCAACGTGAGCGCCTGCTCGAGCGTCTCGGCCCGGTGGTGACCGCCCGCTCGTCCACCGAGCGTTCGCAGGCTCGCAACCGCGAGCTCGCGCTGGAGCGTCTGGCCGACAAGCTGCGCCGCGCGCTGCTGGTGACCCCTCCGCGGCGCGCTACCCGCCCGACGAGAGCGTCTGTCACCAGGCGCCTCGACGCGAAGCGCCGCCACAGCACCCGCAAGGCCGATCGCCGTCCGCCGTCTGCAGCGGACTGA
- a CDS encoding Rdx family protein, with the protein MSAGRDLLHDYQHVIAELTFVTGSKGVFDVEVDGEILYSKHAIGRHAEPGEVLSLFREMYAADVTPYER; encoded by the coding sequence GTGAGCGCCGGACGAGACCTCTTGCACGACTACCAGCACGTCATCGCCGAGCTGACGTTCGTCACCGGGTCGAAGGGGGTGTTCGACGTCGAGGTCGACGGCGAGATCCTCTATTCCAAGCATGCGATCGGACGCCACGCGGAGCCGGGCGAGGTCCTCTCGCTGTTCCGCGAGATGTACGCCGCCGACGTCACGCCGTACGAGCGCTGA
- a CDS encoding Gfo/Idh/MocA family oxidoreductase: MEPPRGLALCGAGLISYAHLAAARHLGLEVVAVASRTPERAAERAAQVGARAVGYADLPAGAQHVLVLTPPALHAGDTLTMLDAGAAVLVEKPLCRTLAEADALVAAAAEHGERVLYGENLAYSPVVRELLRRAPALGTLTNLEVRALQHLPTWGDFTTDEWGGGALFDLGVHPLAVAVLAARAGGAGEVSAVECALRGGSGHGTDEHADVSLHFESGLVGKVVSSWQGPQQPLWDAQLASATGVLRAELLPVPRLEQLGEPVALPPARTDPPLVDQYGYLDQLRAFVADVGDGRRPFMDAAFGRHILEIVCAAYSSAGADGAPVAMPFGGERAWTPLQHWRQGR, from the coding sequence GTGGAACCGCCCCGCGGCCTTGCCCTGTGCGGCGCGGGTCTGATCTCGTACGCGCACCTCGCTGCGGCCCGCCATCTCGGCCTGGAAGTCGTGGCGGTCGCGTCACGGACGCCGGAGCGCGCAGCCGAGCGAGCGGCCCAGGTGGGCGCGAGGGCGGTGGGCTACGCCGACCTGCCGGCCGGGGCGCAGCACGTGCTCGTGCTCACGCCGCCCGCGCTCCACGCAGGAGACACGTTGACGATGCTCGACGCCGGCGCGGCGGTGCTCGTCGAGAAGCCGTTGTGCCGCACCCTCGCCGAGGCCGACGCGCTCGTCGCGGCGGCCGCCGAACATGGCGAGCGGGTGCTGTACGGCGAGAACCTCGCCTACTCCCCCGTGGTGCGTGAGCTGTTGCGACGGGCACCGGCACTCGGAACGCTGACCAACCTCGAAGTCCGCGCCCTGCAGCACCTACCGACGTGGGGGGACTTCACCACCGACGAGTGGGGTGGAGGGGCGCTGTTCGACCTCGGCGTGCATCCCCTTGCCGTGGCGGTGCTCGCCGCACGCGCCGGCGGTGCCGGCGAGGTGAGCGCGGTCGAGTGCGCGCTGCGCGGTGGCAGCGGCCACGGCACCGACGAACACGCCGACGTGTCGCTGCACTTCGAGAGCGGACTCGTCGGCAAGGTCGTCTCCAGTTGGCAGGGTCCGCAGCAGCCGCTGTGGGACGCGCAGCTCGCGAGTGCCACCGGCGTGCTGCGCGCCGAGTTGCTGCCCGTGCCTCGTCTGGAGCAGCTCGGCGAGCCGGTCGCCTTGCCGCCGGCGCGCACCGATCCGCCACTCGTCGACCAGTACGGATACCTCGACCAGCTGCGGGCGTTCGTCGCGGACGTGGGCGACGGTCGCAGGCCGTTCATGGACGCCGCGTTCGGGCGCCACATCCTCGAGATCGTGTGCGCCGCCTACAGCTCGGCCGGCGCCGACGGCGCGCCGGTCGCGATGCCGTTCGGCGGCGAACGGGCCTGGACGCCGCTCCAGCACTGGCGCCAAGGCAGATAG